The Iamia sp. SCSIO 61187 genomic sequence CGTAGCTGCCGGCCAGGTCCTTGTTCACCGACTGGACGAGCGACTCCCACGTGAAGCTGGCGTCGGACGACTCCGGCGCGTTGGCGATCAGGTGGTAGCGCCACTGGTCCGACGGGAGGATCTCCAACGCCGCGTCCATGAAGACGCCGCGCTGCTGGCTGGTCGAGAACTTGCCGCCGTAGAAGGTCAGCCAGTTGAACGACTTGATGTAGTCGACCAGCTTCCAGCCGCTGTCGGCCCCGAGGAGGGTGGCGGGGAACATGACGGCGTGGAACGGGACGTTGTCCTTGGCCATGAACTGCGTGTAGGTCACGTCGCTGCCGGTGGCGTCGGTCCACCAGCGGCGCCACCCCTCCTCGCCCAGGCCGGCGACGTCCTCGGCCCACTCCTTGGTGGCGGCGATGTAGGCGATGGGGGCGTCGAACCAGACGTAGAAGACCTTGCCCTCGAACCCGGGCCGGTCGACGGGCACGCCCCACGAGATGTCGCGGGTGATGCTGCGGTCCTCGAGCCCCTCGTCGAGCCACTTGTAGGCGATCGACCGGGTGAGCAGCGGCCAGTCCTCGCGCTCGTCGATCCAGGCCCGCAGGCGGTCGGCCATCCGCGACTGGAGGAGGTAGAGGTGCTTGGTCGCCCGCACCTCGAGGTCGGTGGCGCCGCTGATGGCCGACCGGGGCTCGATCAGGTCGGTGGGGTCGAGCAGGCGGGTGCAGTTCTCGCACTGGTCGCCGCGGGCCCGGTCGTAGCCGCAGTAGGGGCAGGTGCCGATCACGTAGCGGTCGGGGAGGAAGCGGCCGTCGGTCGGCGAGTAGATCTGGTCGGTCACCCGCTCCTCGATGAAGCCGTGCTCCTCGAGCTGGGCGGCCAGCAGCTTCGTCAGCTCGTGGTTGTGCGACGACGAGCTGCGCCCGAAGTGGTCCCACGACAGGCCGAAGCGCTCGCCCAGGTCCTTCTGGATGGCCCACTGCTCGGCGCAGTACTCGTCGACGGGCAGGCCGGCCTCGGCCGCGGCCAGCTCGGCCGGCGTGCCGTGCTCGTCGGTGGCGCAGATGGCCACCACGTCGTGGCCCTGCTGGCGCAGGAACCGGGCGTAGACGTCGGCCGGCAGCATCGACCCCACGAGGTTGCCGAGGTGCTTGACACCGTTGATGTACGGCAGGGCGCTGGTGATCAGGTGGCGGGCCACGGTTCGCTCCGGTGAGGGGAGCGCCACCCTACCGGCGGGCGCCGGCGCGGCCGTCTGGGGTTCGGGCAGACTCCGCGGCCATGCCGCACCCTCGCCGCCTCCGCTTCGCCGTCGAGCTCCACCACCCGTTCCCGGGCCGGACGTGGCTGGAGAGCGCCAAGGAGGTCGAGCAGCTCGGCTACTCGACCGTCTTCCTGCCCGACCACTTCGACGAGGGCCCGGGGCCCATCGCGGCCACGGCGGCCTTCGCCGCGGTGACCTCGACGGTGAACGTCGGGCTCCTGGTCCTCGACTGCGACTTCCGCCATCCCGTCCCCCTCGCGCGCGAGCTGGCGACCATCGACGTGATCGCCGAGGGTCGGCTCGAGGTCGGCCTCGGCGCAGGGTGGAAGCGACGGGACTACGACGTCTCGGGCATCCCCATGGACCGCCCCGGGGTGCGGGTCTCGCGCCTCCAGGAGCACTGCGCCGTGCTGCGGGGCCTGTGGGCCGACGGCCCGTTCTCCTTCGCCGGCGAGCACTACACCGTCACCGACCTCGACGGGACGCCCGCCCCGCACCGCCCGGGCGGCCCGCCGATCCTCGTCGGCGGCGGAGCCCCCCGCCTGCTGCGGTGGGCCGGGCGGACGGCCGACATCGTCGGCGTCAACGCCTCCATCCACTCGGGCGAGATCGATGCCGACGCCGCGGCCGATGCCCTGGCCGAGCGCATCGACGAGAAGGTCGGCTGGGTGCGCGAGGGCGCCGGCGACCGCTTCGCCGACCTCGAGCTCAACGCCTGGCTGGCCGCGGCCGAGGTGACCGAGGATGCCGCCACCGTCGAGGCCATCGCGTCCCTGTTCGGCACCGATGCCGAGGGGCTGCGGAGTTCCCCGCTCGCCCTCGTCGGTGCGGCCGGCGAGATCGCCGAGCGCCTCCACGAGCGGCGCGAGCGCTGGGGCTACTCGTACCACGTGGTCCCCGGCGACAAGGCCCACGCCCTCGCCCCCGTCGTGGGGTCCCTCGCCGGCACCTGACCATCCGTGGCCGCCACCGGGAGCTGACGGCGCACGCCGAGGGGGACCGGACCCCCGGAACCTCCGTCGCCTGCTGATCCTCGGACGGGACCACGACGACGGAGGTCCGGGACGTGACGAGACGGCGATGGCGACAGGTGGCGACGGCGATGGCCGTGGTGCCGGCCCTGGTGCTGTCGGGGTGCGGCGAGGACTCCCGCCTCGTCGAGCGGGTGGGGGCGGGCGACGACCCGGCGACGAGCACGACGACCACGGAGCCCGACCCGGTCCCGCCGTCCGAGCGCTCCTCGCCGTTCACCGTGGGTCCCGTGCCCGAGCGCTACCAGCTGGTCGCCATCGGCGCCGGCGACACCGAGGGGGTCTGGGGCTGGGACTGCTGCGGCACCGACGAGCCCTACGTCGTCCTCTCGCCCGACGGCACGCCCGACCACCCCGCCCGGGTGATCGTGGCGGCGACCGGGTACAGCGGCTACGAGGGCGGCCTCGAGCAGGCGGCCGCCGGCTACACCGGCGAGGCCGAGGCGGTCGAGGTCGACGGCGAGGACGGCTTCTTCACGCCGGCGGCGGCCAACGACGGCTGGTCCGAGCTGGTGGTGGCCCGCGACGTCGACCTCGCCATCCGGGTCACCTCCCCCGACGCCACGCTCGCCGAGCTCACCACCGTGCTGGCGACGGTCGAGGACCCGGCCGAGCAGGAGCTCGCCCCCACGATCCCTGCGCCGCCGCCCGGGCTCCAGGTCGTCGGGGCGGCCCACGTCGACGCCGTCATCGCCCAGTACCCGTCGGTGCACGTCGACCAGGCACCGCCGGGGCCGGTGGGCGCCCACTCCGTCGGCTGGCTCGAGGGCGGGGCGGAGGGCGCCGACAGCCTGCTGGTCGAGACGATCCCCGGCGTCGCCGGCGACCCGGCAGCCCTCGCCGCCCCCGGCGTGGACGACGAGCACCTGACGGCGGAGACCGTGGAGGTCGACGGTCGGCCCGCCGTCGTCGTGGACCGGCGCTCGTACGAGGACGAGGTCCGGACCGTCTGGCTCGACAGCGGCTGGGGTGATCTCGTGGTGGTCACCGCCCTGGGCCGGGACCTGCCGACCGCCGAGGAGCTGGTGGCCATCGCCGCGTCCGTCCGTCCCACCGACACCGCGACCTGGGACCGGGCCGTCGCCGCTCGGTCGGTCCCGACGGCCTGACGCGCCCGCCGGTCGAGGCGGGTCAGCGGCTGGCCGGGACGAGGTCCAGGAGCTCCTCGGTGGGAGCCAGGGCCCGGTGCTCCGACGGGCTGATGCCCCGCACCCGGGAGAAGGCGGCGCTCAGGGCGAAGCCGGTGCCGTAGCCGACCTGGCGGGCGACCCCGGCGACCGTCGCATCGGGCTCGCGCAGCAGGTCGGCGGCCAGCGCCAGCCGCCACTCGGTCAGGTAGGCTATCGGGGTCTCGCCGACCTCGTCGGCGAACCGACGGGCCAGCGTCGCCCGGGAGACGCCGACCTCCCGGGCGAGCGACGCCACCGTCCACGGCGCCGACGGATCGTCGTGCAGCAGGCGGAGGGCGTGGCCCACGACGGGATCGTCGTGGGCCCGGTACCACGCCGGCGCCCCGGCCTCGGGCCGGGCGAACCAGGCCCGCACCGCCGTGACCAGGAGCAGGTCGAGGAGGCGGTCGAGGACGGCCTCCTGCCCGGGCTCGTCGCGCACGACCTCCCCCGCCAGCAGCGCGACGAGCGGCCGGGTGGTGGGCCCGTCGCGGACCACGGCGAGGGCGGGGAGCGCATCGAGCAGCCGCCGACTCACCTCCCCGGCCCGCTCGTAGGTGCCTACGATCATGGCCACCCCGTCGGGGTCGGCAGCACGGCCCGAACCCTCCGTGGCGCTGCCCGATCCCACCGTGGCGCTGCCCGATCCCTCCGTGGCGCTGCCCGATCCCTCCGTGGCGCTGCCCGATCCCTCCGTGGCGCTGCCCGATCCCTCCGTGGCGCTGCCCGATCCCTCCGTGGCGCTGCCCGATCCCTCCGTGGCGCTGCCCCATGTCCGCGTGCCGAGGACGTCGGCCACCTTGGCCTCGACGCCGTCGGGCGGGGTGCAGACCTGGCCGGGGTGGACGACGACCTGGACCTCGGATCCCGGGGCGTCGGCGATCCGGTAGTGGTCCGGACCGCGGGCCAGGGCCACGTCGCCGGGGGCCAGCCACACCTCGAGACCGGTGTCCTCGTCGACGAGCACCAGCTCGCCGGTGGTGGCCGCGACCAGGGTGAGAGGGGCTTCGTCCTCGACCCGGATGGCGAACGGCGGCGCCATGACGACCTGGAGCAGGAAGGCGCGGCGAGCCCGAGGTCCGTCGAGCAGCGAGGAGACGGCGTCCACCCTGGCCACGCTAGACGCTCACGTACGGATCTGCGCTCGTGGGCCATGGACCGTCTCACGGGATCGGGGTCCACTGGGCCCATGACCACCTCCACCCACCCCGTGCCCCCCGCCGACCCCGCCGACGCCGGCCCGCCCGTCCGCGACGTGCCGGCCGACGTGGTGCGCAAGGCCCTCGCCACGCGCTCCTACGCCGTGCTGGCCACCGTCTCGCCCGCCGGCCGGCCCCACGCCGCCGGCGTGCTCTACACCACCGTCGGCGACGACCTCTGGGTCTCCACCGAGACCGCCAGCCGCAAGGGCCGCAACCTGGTCGCCAGCCCCCATGTGGCCGTGACCGTGCCGGTGCGCCGCCTCCCGCTCGGACCGCCCGCCACCATCCACTTCCAGGGCCGGGCCGAGGTCCTCGCCGTCGACGACCCCGAGGTCCGGCGGCTGGTCGGCATGGGCGAGCTGAAGGGCATCACCAGCCACGGGGAGCTCGACCTGCCCGGAGGCTGCATGATCCGCATCACCCCGGCCGCCACCGTCCACACCTACGGCGTGGGCATGTCGCTCTGGAGCTTCGTGCGCAACCCCCTCGCGGCCGCCGGGAGGGCTACGTTCCGGCCATGAGCTGGGTGGAGATCGACGACGTCGGCCTCGGACGGGTGGTGGTCGAGCTCCAGCCCACCGTGCTCGAGGTCTTCCAGGCCCGGGTGCAGCAGACCACCCGCCTCCACCTGCGGATGCTGGCCATCGAGCACCGGGGCCCGAACGACCAGGGCCACCAGCAGGTGCACCTGGCCAACCACGGCGGTGCCGGCGTCACCCTCACCGTCCCCGAGGTCCACTGGGTCCGGCTCTGGCCGCTGCTCGAGCAGGCCCGGGCCCAGCAGTACCCGTTCCAGCAGTACTGATCTCTCGTCACTCGCCGGCCCGCCGCGCGCCGAGGTCCAGACGACGGCCGGGAGAGGTACCGCCAGATGGACCACGGGCACTCGGGCCCGGCGCAGCCGCTGGGGTCTGGGGTCCCCCCAGGCGAAGAGCCGTGTGGCCGAGGAACGAGGCCTCCGGCTCTGTGGAGACCCTCAGCGTCGAGCGCAGCGAGCACCTCCAGCTCGAGGAACGGAGCGAAGCGAGTGACGAGAGATCAGAACGCCGAGTAGCCGCCGTCGAGGAGGAGGGTGTCGGCGGTGTGGAACGCGCTGGCCGGGCTGGCGAGGTAGACGGCGACGGCGCCGAAGTCGTCGGGGAGGCCCCAGCGGCCCACCGGCATGCGGGGCAGCACCTTCTCCCGGAACCGGTCCCACGTCAGGACGGGCTCGGCCATCGGCGTCATCGTCCACCCCGGCAGCACCGCGTTGGCCCGGATGTCGTGACGGGCCAGCTCGATGGCGATGGCCTTGATCATCGAGATCAGCCCGCCCTTCGACGCCGCGTAGGACTGCCCGCGCGGCTGGCCGTGGATGGCGGCCAGGCTGGCGATGCCCACCAGGCTGCCCCCGTCGCCCTGGGCGACCATCGGCTTGGCCGCCTCCCGCAGGGTGAGGAAGGCGCCTTCGACGTTG encodes the following:
- the metG gene encoding methionine--tRNA ligase, with the protein product MARHLITSALPYINGVKHLGNLVGSMLPADVYARFLRQQGHDVVAICATDEHGTPAELAAAEAGLPVDEYCAEQWAIQKDLGERFGLSWDHFGRSSSSHNHELTKLLAAQLEEHGFIEERVTDQIYSPTDGRFLPDRYVIGTCPYCGYDRARGDQCENCTRLLDPTDLIEPRSAISGATDLEVRATKHLYLLQSRMADRLRAWIDEREDWPLLTRSIAYKWLDEGLEDRSITRDISWGVPVDRPGFEGKVFYVWFDAPIAYIAATKEWAEDVAGLGEEGWRRWWTDATGSDVTYTQFMAKDNVPFHAVMFPATLLGADSGWKLVDYIKSFNWLTFYGGKFSTSQQRGVFMDAALEILPSDQWRYHLIANAPESSDASFTWESLVQSVNKDLAGSYGNLVNRVLGFTAKNAGGVVPTVEGSSASRDAFVEQVGGLVATYTGHMEAKDLRKAMTVLRELWSAGNVFWNAQEPWKLKDDPAARDAVIATALHHLRLLAILGAPVLPDTSAVLLRAFGIDDLPAWPTDVAAEMEALGPGTPIEVPPVLFAKIDDDQIEIWKQRFGAGEE
- a CDS encoding TIGR03621 family F420-dependent LLM class oxidoreductase, whose translation is MPHPRRLRFAVELHHPFPGRTWLESAKEVEQLGYSTVFLPDHFDEGPGPIAATAAFAAVTSTVNVGLLVLDCDFRHPVPLARELATIDVIAEGRLEVGLGAGWKRRDYDVSGIPMDRPGVRVSRLQEHCAVLRGLWADGPFSFAGEHYTVTDLDGTPAPHRPGGPPILVGGGAPRLLRWAGRTADIVGVNASIHSGEIDADAAADALAERIDEKVGWVREGAGDRFADLELNAWLAAAEVTEDAATVEAIASLFGTDAEGLRSSPLALVGAAGEIAERLHERRERWGYSYHVVPGDKAHALAPVVGSLAGT
- a CDS encoding AraC family transcriptional regulator gives rise to the protein MDAVSSLLDGPRARRAFLLQVVMAPPFAIRVEDEAPLTLVAATTGELVLVDEDTGLEVWLAPGDVALARGPDHYRIADAPGSEVQVVVHPGQVCTPPDGVEAKVADVLGTRTWGSATEGSGSATEGSGSATEGSGSATEGSGSATEGSGSATEGSGSATVGSGSATEGSGRAADPDGVAMIVGTYERAGEVSRRLLDALPALAVVRDGPTTRPLVALLAGEVVRDEPGQEAVLDRLLDLLLVTAVRAWFARPEAGAPAWYRAHDDPVVGHALRLLHDDPSAPWTVASLAREVGVSRATLARRFADEVGETPIAYLTEWRLALAADLLREPDATVAGVARQVGYGTGFALSAAFSRVRGISPSEHRALAPTEELLDLVPASR
- a CDS encoding pyridoxamine 5'-phosphate oxidase family protein; translation: MTTSTHPVPPADPADAGPPVRDVPADVVRKALATRSYAVLATVSPAGRPHAAGVLYTTVGDDLWVSTETASRKGRNLVASPHVAVTVPVRRLPLGPPATIHFQGRAEVLAVDDPEVRRLVGMGELKGITSHGELDLPGGCMIRITPAATVHTYGVGMSLWSFVRNPLAAAGRATFRP
- a CDS encoding SDR family NAD(P)-dependent oxidoreductase, which produces MTDTSALANPFDLTGQVAVITGGGSGIGLSMATALAQAGSDVCLWGRRPELVERAAADLAALGRRTLGLSVDVTDEGAVEAAMARTLETFGRVDTCIANAGVGGGGTPFLETSLEEFRRVQRTNVEGAFLTLREAAKPMVAQGDGGSLVGIASLAAIHGQPRGQSYAASKGGLISMIKAIAIELARHDIRANAVLPGWTMTPMAEPVLTWDRFREKVLPRMPVGRWGLPDDFGAVAVYLASPASAFHTADTLLLDGGYSAF